In Piliocolobus tephrosceles isolate RC106 chromosome 12, ASM277652v3, whole genome shotgun sequence, one DNA window encodes the following:
- the LOC111531514 gene encoding small integral membrane protein 10-like protein 2A, whose amino-acid sequence MAASAALSAAAAAAALSGLAVRLSRSAAARGSYSAFCKGLTRTLLTFFDLAWRLRMNFPYFYIVASVMLNVRLQVRIE is encoded by the coding sequence ATGGCGGCGTCGGCGGCTCTGTctgcggcagcggcggcggctgcCCTGTCTGGCCTGGCGGTTCGGCTGTCGCGCTCGGCGGCCGCCCGAGGCTCGTACAGCGCCTTCTGCAAGGGGCTCACGCGCACGCTGCTCACCTTCTTCGACCTGGCCTGGCGGCTGCGCATGAACTTCCCCTACTTCTACATCGTGGCCTCGGTGATGCTCAACGTCCGCCTGCAGGTGCGGATCGAGTGA